Proteins encoded by one window of Macaca fascicularis isolate 582-1 chromosome 10, T2T-MFA8v1.1:
- the RBBP9 gene encoding serine hydrolase RBBP9 isoform X1 — protein MASPSKAVIVPGNGGGDVTTHGWYGWVKKELEKIPGFQCLAKNMPDPITARESIWLPFMETELHCDEKTIIIGHSSGAIAAMRYAETHRVYAIVLVSAYTSDLGDENERASGYFTRPWQWEKIKANCPYIVQFGSTDDPFLPWKEQQEVADRLETKLHKFTDRGHFQNTEFHELITVVKSLLKVPA, from the exons ATGGCTTCTCCTAGCAAGGCAGTGATTGTTCCCGGGAACGGAGGCGGGGATGTGACCACCCACGGCTGGTATGGCTGGGTGAAAAAGGAGCTGGAGAAG ATACCTGGTTTCCAGTGTTTGGCTAAAAACATGCCCGACCCAA TTACAGCACGAGAGAGCATCTGGCTGCCTTTCATGGAGACAGAGCTGCACTGTGATGAGAAGACCATCATTATCGGCCACAGTTCTGGGGCCATCGCAGCCATGAG gtATGCAGAAACACATCGAGTATATGCTATTGTATTAGTGTCTGCGTACACATCAGACTTGGGGGATGAAAATGAGCGTGCAAGTG gatACTTCACCCGCCCCTGGCAGTGGGAGAAGATCAAGGCCAACTGCCCTTACATTGTGCAGTTTGGCTCCACTGATGACCCATTCCTTCCCTGGAAGGAACAACAAGAAGTGGCCGATAGGTTGGAAACCAAATTGCACAAATTCACTGACCGTGGCCACTTTCAGAACACAGAGTTTCATGAACTGATTACTGTGGTAAAGTCTTTGCTGAAAGTACCAGCATAG
- the RBBP9 gene encoding serine hydrolase RBBP9 isoform X2 has protein sequence METELHCDEKTIIIGHSSGAIAAMRYAETHRVYAIVLVSAYTSDLGDENERASGYFTRPWQWEKIKANCPYIVQFGSTDDPFLPWKEQQEVADRLETKLHKFTDRGHFQNTEFHELITVVKSLLKVPA, from the exons ATGGAGACAGAGCTGCACTGTGATGAGAAGACCATCATTATCGGCCACAGTTCTGGGGCCATCGCAGCCATGAG gtATGCAGAAACACATCGAGTATATGCTATTGTATTAGTGTCTGCGTACACATCAGACTTGGGGGATGAAAATGAGCGTGCAAGTG gatACTTCACCCGCCCCTGGCAGTGGGAGAAGATCAAGGCCAACTGCCCTTACATTGTGCAGTTTGGCTCCACTGATGACCCATTCCTTCCCTGGAAGGAACAACAAGAAGTGGCCGATAGGTTGGAAACCAAATTGCACAAATTCACTGACCGTGGCCACTTTCAGAACACAGAGTTTCATGAACTGATTACTGTGGTAAAGTCTTTGCTGAAAGTACCAGCATAG